Genomic window ([Eubacterium] hominis):
TGATATGCAGGTGAACCAGGTGGAAGCACCTGTAGAAAAGAAGAAAACCGATTATGTGAAACGTACGTTTTTGACATTTCCAAAAACGAAACGGGGACATGCGGAATATGAAATACTTTCACAAATGATGAATGGCATTGCTGCCTGTAATGTCTTTAAAGAAGATCTTGGCTTTTTAAAGGATGATGTCAGTAATAAACTGGCCATCTATATCATTGATTATTATCGTACACATGATGAAATCTTGGTCGCAGACTTACTGGATGTTATAAAGGAGCAGAATGTAAAAAATCTTCTGCTGGAGATAGCTAGCTGGGAGCTGGCCAGAAAAGAAGTGAATATTGATGTACTTCATGAAGCGATTGCCAATGAGAAAGCCAGCTTGTTAGAGGATCAGATTCATATGATCAATTTGAAGATTAAAGAGCTTCATGATCCTTTAGAAAAGGCAAAACTGGCCGATGAACGAAATAAACTGATTATTGAAAAAGAAAAATGGATACAAGCAAGTGGAAGGAAGTAGATACTATGGCGAAAAAGAAAAAAGCAACCGTATTACCAGAATATAAAACCCTGGATGCAATCAAAGAAGAATTAAAAGAATCCTATGATTTGACACATGTTCTGGAACAGAAAGATGTGTTGGATGCAGTGGAACATCTAGATATGACAGATAAAGAATATGATGATTTATTAGAATGGTTTAAAGACAATGATATCGTAATTAGTGATGAAGATGACGTAGATATTTTAGATGATGACATTGTAGCTGTTGATGATGAAGATTTAGACTTTTTAGATGATGCAGATGAGGATGAAGATGATGCTTTGGCAAGTGATATTGAATCTTTAGAGCAATCATTTGCAAATTCCTCTCATACAAAGATCAATGATCCGGTTAAAATGTATTTAAAGGAAATTGGTCGTGTAGAACTGTTAGACCCTAGAGAAGAACCTGAAATTGCTAGACGTATTCAGGCTGGTGATGAAGAAGCCAAGAAAAAACTGATTGCAGCAAACCTTCGTTTGGTTGTATCCATCGCGAAGAAATATGTTGGCCGTGGCATGTTGTTCTTGGATTTGATTCAGGAAGGCAATATGGGTTTAGTAAAAGCAGTAGAAAAATTTGATTATACCAAAGGATTTAAATTTTCTACATATGCGACATGGTGGATTCGTCAGG
Coding sequences:
- the rpoD gene encoding RNA polymerase sigma factor RpoD, which translates into the protein MAKKKKATVLPEYKTLDAIKEELKESYDLTHVLEQKDVLDAVEHLDMTDKEYDDLLEWFKDNDIVISDEDDVDILDDDIVAVDDEDLDFLDDADEDEDDALASDIESLEQSFANSSHTKINDPVKMYLKEIGRVELLDPREEPEIARRIQAGDEEAKKKLIAANLRLVVSIAKKYVGRGMLFLDLIQEGNMGLVKAVEKFDYTKGFKFSTYATWWIRQAITRAIADQARTIRIPVHMVETINKLTRIQRQLVQDLGRDPSAEEIAAKMENISPEKVREIQKIALEPVSLETPIGEEDDSHLGDFIEDKEALSPDEYANNQLLKDEINNVLQGLTEREEKVLRLRFGLYDGRTRTLEEVGKEFNVTRERIRQIEAKALRKLKHPTRSKRLKDFVDKP